A section of the Pediococcus inopinatus genome encodes:
- the zwf gene encoding glucose-6-phosphate dehydrogenase, whose product MTQQALFIIFGGTGDLAYRKLYPSLFRLYEKGYLKDNFAVIGTARRPWTNDHYHEVVMNAIADDGHESERTNSEIARKFASHFYYQSHNVNDTEHYVALRKLADKLDEKYDLNGNRIYYLAMAPRFFGTIAGHLKSEKLITDHGYNRLIIEKPFGRDFKTAKELNDDISSAFSEDQIYRIDHYLGKEAVQSIAALRFGNSIIESLWNKEHIDNIQITLAESLGVEERAGYYETAGALRDMVQNHILQIISLLTMQKPSEYTAKELRDRKVEALENIKVYSPEEASKNFVRGQYDEDADHEQSDYRHEEGTDEQSQIETFVAGKLETTNGDLSGVPIYIRTGKRLARKLTQINIVFKDTTDNIFKAVGDQDTNLVQNVLTLYVEPDQGYQLDLNVKNGNQGYGIMPIHLEYHKTAAEKAKVPEAYEKLIHDALDGNRTNFAHWHEVAQAWRIVDVVRQNWDSQKADFPNYISGTMGPKASQELLARDHRTWIFGATKH is encoded by the coding sequence ATGACACAGCAAGCGTTGTTTATAATTTTTGGAGGAACGGGTGATTTAGCCTATCGTAAATTATATCCTTCATTATTTCGTTTGTATGAAAAAGGCTATTTAAAAGATAATTTTGCTGTGATCGGGACGGCACGTCGTCCTTGGACCAATGATCATTATCATGAAGTTGTTATGAATGCCATCGCAGATGATGGGCATGAGTCTGAACGGACAAACAGTGAGATTGCCCGAAAATTTGCCAGCCACTTTTATTATCAATCTCATAATGTCAATGATACAGAACATTATGTGGCCCTACGAAAATTGGCTGACAAATTAGATGAGAAGTACGATCTCAATGGAAATCGAATTTATTACTTAGCAATGGCTCCTAGATTTTTTGGAACAATTGCAGGTCATTTAAAGTCTGAAAAGTTAATTACGGATCATGGCTATAATCGCTTGATCATTGAAAAACCATTTGGTCGTGATTTTAAAACGGCTAAAGAACTTAATGACGACATCTCATCTGCATTTTCTGAAGATCAAATTTATCGAATTGATCATTATTTGGGTAAAGAGGCTGTTCAAAGTATTGCAGCACTGAGATTTGGAAATTCAATTATTGAATCGCTTTGGAATAAGGAACATATTGATAATATTCAGATAACATTGGCAGAATCGTTAGGTGTTGAGGAACGGGCTGGATATTATGAAACGGCTGGTGCACTGCGAGATATGGTACAAAATCATATTCTGCAAATCATTTCATTACTTACTATGCAAAAGCCTAGTGAATACACAGCTAAAGAGTTACGAGATCGAAAGGTGGAAGCTTTGGAAAATATCAAGGTTTATTCACCAGAAGAGGCTTCAAAAAACTTTGTTCGTGGTCAGTATGATGAAGATGCCGATCATGAACAATCAGATTACCGACATGAAGAAGGAACCGATGAACAATCACAGATTGAAACATTTGTGGCTGGGAAGTTGGAAACTACTAATGGCGATTTATCTGGGGTTCCAATTTACATCAGAACTGGGAAACGTCTTGCACGAAAATTAACACAAATTAATATTGTTTTCAAAGACACTACTGACAATATTTTTAAGGCTGTGGGGGATCAAGATACAAATCTTGTCCAAAACGTTCTTACGCTTTATGTTGAACCGGACCAAGGCTATCAACTTGATCTCAATGTAAAAAATGGTAATCAAGGTTATGGGATAATGCCAATTCATTTGGAATATCATAAGACAGCTGCTGAGAAAGCAAAGGTACCGGAAGCATATGAAAAACTCATTCACGATGCTTTAGATGGTAATCGCACTAATTTTGCTCATTGGCATGAAGTTGCCCAAGCTTGGCGAATTGTTGATGTCGTTCGTCAAAATTGGGATAGTCAAAAAGCTGATTTTCCTAATTACATTAGTGGCACAATGGGACCAAAGGCTTCGCAAGAATTATTGGCACGAGATCATCGAACCTGGATTTTTGGTGCAACCAAACATTAA